Proteins encoded in a region of the Kryptolebias marmoratus isolate JLee-2015 linkage group LG14, ASM164957v2, whole genome shotgun sequence genome:
- the LOC108242582 gene encoding histone H3-like, with translation ARTKQTARKSTRGKAPRQQLATKASCKSTPATGRVKKPHLYRPGTVALREIHRHQKFTKLLIRKLPFQHLVREIAQDFKIDLRFQSSAIMAPQVASKAHLVGLFED, from the coding sequence gccagaaccaagcagaccgcccgTAAATCCACCAGAGGGAAAGCTCCTAGGCAGCAACTCGCCACCAAAGCCTCCTGCAAGAGCACCCCGGCCACTGgcagagtgaagaagcctcacctctacaggccGGGTACCGtagctctcagggagatccaccgcCACCAGAAGTTCACCAAGCTGCTCATCCgaaagctgcccttccagcacctggtccgggagattgcccaggacttcaagatcgacctgcgcttccagagctcggccatcatggctccgcaggtGGCGAGCAAGGCTCatctggtggggctctttgaggac